A part of Sandaracinaceae bacterium genomic DNA contains:
- a CDS encoding sigma 54-dependent Fis family transcriptional regulator, which yields MSIDPGMLTSVFVDPRLTSRRLRRSRLSVVSGPNKGAELVIDRERVTIGRSVICDLVLADKAVSGTHCELVADEKGVLLRDLESTNGTSVGELRIREVWLRQGTLFTVGQTQIRFEPLEGSIDIALSGNETFHDLVGTSTRMREIFAVLEKVAPSDLTVLVRGETGTGKELVARAIHRASKRAAAPLVVQDCSAIPRELVESTLFGHERGSFTGASDRHRGSFEQAHGGTIFLDEIGELPLDMQPKLLRVLENREIRRVGGQKTLPVDVRVVAATNRDLRQMVNEGTFREDLYYRLSVVQVELPSLRERAEDIPLLVRGFLDDFSARRFPGEEREFTATDEAMRRLQSYPWPGNVRELKNTVERAASLADGFELDRADFVPASQKSPPMTLPGGRAEELVEEGVPFKEAKQRITDAFEASYLKALLDKYGGNITRSAQAAGLTRYHLRELAKRYGVRDTQV from the coding sequence ATGAGCATCGACCCCGGGATGCTGACGAGCGTCTTCGTCGACCCACGGCTGACGTCCCGTCGGCTGCGGCGCAGTCGGCTCTCGGTGGTGAGCGGTCCCAACAAGGGCGCAGAGCTGGTCATCGACCGGGAGCGCGTGACCATCGGGCGCAGCGTGATCTGCGACTTGGTGCTGGCCGACAAGGCCGTGAGCGGGACGCACTGTGAGCTGGTGGCGGACGAGAAGGGCGTGCTGCTGCGTGACCTCGAGTCCACCAACGGCACCAGCGTGGGCGAGCTGCGCATCCGCGAGGTCTGGCTGCGGCAGGGCACGCTGTTCACCGTGGGTCAGACGCAGATCCGCTTCGAGCCGCTCGAGGGCAGCATCGACATCGCGCTGAGCGGCAACGAGACCTTCCACGATCTGGTGGGAACCAGCACGCGCATGCGCGAGATCTTCGCCGTGCTCGAGAAGGTGGCGCCCAGCGACCTCACCGTCCTGGTGCGCGGCGAGACGGGCACCGGCAAGGAGCTGGTGGCGCGCGCCATCCATCGCGCGTCCAAGCGGGCAGCGGCGCCGCTGGTGGTGCAGGACTGCAGCGCCATCCCGCGCGAGCTGGTGGAGAGCACGCTCTTCGGCCACGAGCGTGGCTCGTTCACGGGCGCGAGCGACCGGCACCGTGGCTCGTTCGAGCAGGCGCACGGCGGCACCATCTTCCTCGACGAGATCGGCGAGCTGCCGCTCGACATGCAGCCGAAGCTCCTGCGCGTGCTGGAGAACCGCGAGATCCGCCGCGTGGGCGGGCAGAAGACGCTGCCGGTGGACGTGCGCGTGGTGGCGGCCACCAACCGCGACCTGCGCCAGATGGTGAACGAAGGCACGTTCCGCGAAGACCTCTACTACCGCCTGAGCGTGGTGCAGGTGGAGCTGCCTTCGCTGCGCGAGCGTGCCGAGGACATCCCGCTCTTGGTGCGCGGCTTCCTGGACGACTTCTCGGCGCGGCGCTTCCCGGGTGAAGAGCGCGAGTTCACGGCCACGGACGAGGCCATGCGGCGGCTGCAGAGCTACCCCTGGCCGGGCAACGTGCGCGAGCTGAAGAACACCGTGGAGCGCGCGGCCTCACTGGCCGACGGCTTCGAGCTCGACCGCGCGGACTTCGTGCCAGCCAGCCAGAAGTCGCCGCCCATGACGCTGCCCGGTGGGCGCGCCGAAGAGCTGGTGGAGGAGGGCGTGCCCTTCAAGGAAGCCAAGCAGCGCATCACGGACGCGTTCGAGGCCTCGTACCTGAAGGCGTTGCTGGACAAGTACGGCGGCAACATCACCCGCAGCGCGCAAGCGGCGGGGCTCACGCGCTACCACCTGCGCGAGCTGGCCAAGCGCTACGGCGTGCGGGACACCCAGGTGTGA
- a CDS encoding ribulose-phosphate 3-epimerase, translated as MPRSSKSLRIAPSILAADFAALGDEVRRVDSAGAEWIHLDVMDGRFVPNITFGPPVVQALRRVTQKTLDCHLMIVEPERYVEEFAAAGADVITVHAEACPHLHRVLQQIRALGKRAGVSLNPHTDESCLNYVMDQLDLILVMSVNPGFGGQSFIPSALPKLARLRAMIDERGLDIDLEVDGGVKVGTARQVIEAGADVLVAGSAVFSQADYGAAMRAIREDGAA; from the coding sequence GTGCCACGCTCGTCGAAGTCGCTCCGCATCGCTCCTTCCATTCTCGCCGCGGACTTTGCCGCGCTCGGTGACGAGGTGCGCCGGGTGGACAGCGCTGGCGCCGAGTGGATTCACCTCGACGTGATGGATGGCCGCTTCGTCCCCAACATCACGTTCGGCCCGCCGGTGGTGCAGGCGCTGCGGCGCGTCACGCAGAAGACGCTCGACTGTCATCTCATGATCGTGGAGCCCGAGCGCTATGTGGAGGAGTTCGCCGCCGCGGGCGCGGACGTCATCACGGTGCACGCCGAGGCCTGCCCGCATCTGCACCGCGTGCTCCAGCAGATCCGCGCGCTCGGCAAGCGCGCAGGCGTTTCGCTCAACCCGCACACCGACGAGTCGTGCCTCAACTACGTCATGGATCAGCTCGACCTGATCCTGGTGATGAGCGTGAACCCGGGCTTCGGGGGCCAGTCGTTCATCCCGTCGGCCCTGCCCAAGCTCGCGCGGCTGCGCGCCATGATCGACGAGCGCGGGCTCGACATCGACCTGGAAGTGGACGGTGGCGTGAAGGTCGGCACGGCGCGGCAGGTCATCGAAGCCGGCGCCGACGTGTTGGTGGCGGGGAGCGCCGTCTTCTCGCAAGCGGACTACGGCGCCGCCATGCGTGCCATTCGAGAGGATGGCGCAGCATGA
- the dnaA gene encoding chromosomal replication initiator protein DnaA — protein MNDLWESTLLRLQRTISPEAFESWIADIEFGGLIDGQLTLRVPNSFQLEWVHNNYESLVLELCQEEARYTSHAAPTSIVLTIDANLQARATAARSTEPARAPSQRAPLSSIQGGRPQTPPNGLLASRPSFAPHATFAPQSTLPQPPPVADLNPMYSFDNFVVGPSNQLAHAASVAVASSPGTRYNPLFIYGGVGLGKTHLVNAIGHTVLANNPGASILYLSAERFTNEFIWSLQNHRIAQFRERYRSHCDVLLMDDIQFLAGREQTQEEFFHTFNALHHANKQIVVTSDVYPQQIPEMEERLISRFQSGMVADVQAPEVDTRVAILRTKAAGEGIQLSQEVAHYLAQVVKSNVRELEGTLTRLAVLAELRQRPIDMDLAREATRTVMPQLEQITSVEDIQRAVCEYFGVRMADLKGKKRTRSVSHPRMIAMYLCRERLGTSYPDLGSRFGGKDHTTVLSAYKKIGRLLEENDDKVLDAITAVDRKLGL, from the coding sequence ATGAACGACCTGTGGGAATCGACCCTGCTCCGCCTCCAAAGGACGATCTCTCCGGAGGCCTTCGAGAGCTGGATCGCCGACATCGAGTTCGGCGGGCTCATCGACGGACAGCTCACGCTGCGGGTTCCCAACAGCTTCCAGCTCGAGTGGGTGCACAACAACTACGAGTCGCTCGTGCTGGAGCTCTGCCAAGAAGAGGCGCGCTACACCAGCCACGCGGCGCCCACCTCCATCGTCCTCACCATCGACGCCAACCTGCAGGCGCGCGCCACCGCCGCGCGTAGCACCGAGCCCGCGCGTGCTCCCTCGCAGCGCGCCCCGCTTTCGTCCATCCAGGGTGGTCGTCCGCAAACGCCGCCCAACGGCCTGCTCGCGTCGCGCCCCAGCTTCGCGCCCCACGCCACCTTCGCGCCGCAGTCCACGCTGCCGCAGCCGCCGCCGGTCGCCGACCTGAACCCGATGTACAGCTTCGACAACTTCGTCGTCGGGCCCAGCAACCAGCTGGCGCACGCGGCCAGCGTCGCCGTCGCATCGTCTCCCGGCACCCGCTACAACCCGCTCTTCATCTACGGCGGCGTCGGTCTGGGCAAGACGCACCTCGTGAACGCCATCGGCCACACGGTGCTCGCCAACAACCCCGGCGCCAGCATCCTCTACCTCTCGGCCGAGCGCTTCACCAACGAGTTCATCTGGTCGCTGCAGAACCACCGCATCGCGCAGTTTCGCGAGCGCTACCGCAGCCACTGCGACGTCCTGCTCATGGACGACATCCAGTTCCTGGCGGGTCGCGAGCAGACGCAGGAAGAGTTCTTCCACACGTTCAACGCGCTGCACCACGCCAACAAGCAAATCGTCGTCACGTCGGACGTGTACCCGCAGCAGATCCCGGAGATGGAAGAGCGCCTCATCAGCCGCTTCCAGTCCGGCATGGTGGCCGACGTGCAGGCGCCCGAGGTGGACACGCGCGTCGCCATCCTGCGCACCAAGGCCGCCGGTGAGGGCATCCAGCTCAGCCAAGAGGTGGCGCACTACCTGGCGCAGGTCGTGAAGAGCAACGTGCGCGAGCTCGAGGGCACGCTCACGCGCCTGGCCGTGCTCGCCGAGCTGCGCCAGCGCCCCATCGACATGGACCTGGCACGGGAAGCCACGCGCACGGTCATGCCGCAGCTCGAGCAGATCACCAGCGTGGAGGACATCCAGCGCGCCGTCTGCGAGTACTTCGGGGTGCGCATGGCGGACCTCAAGGGCAAGAAGCGCACGCGCTCGGTCAGCCACCCGCGCATGATCGCCATGTACCTCTGCCGTGAGCGCCTGGGCACCAGCTACCCAGACCTCGGCAGCCGCTTCGGCGGCAAGGACCACACCACGGTCCTCAGCGCCTACAAGAAGATTGGCCGCCTGCTCGAGGAGAACGACGACAAGGTGCTGGACGCCATCACCGCCGTGGACCGCAAGCTCGGTCTCTGA
- the uvrA gene encoding excinuclease ABC subunit UvrA, translating to MSTRPYATESDHIEIVGAREHNLNVPYLTLPKRALVVFTGVSGSGKSSLAFDTLYAEGQRRYVESLSAYARQFLGRLERPAVERLRGLSPTIAIEQKSASNNPRSTVGTITEIYDYLRVLYARAGTQHCHQCGKEVRGRSAEEVVRDVEVAVAEGARITLLAPLVTHRKGEFRDLLGELAGRGFVRVRVDGEVLRIEDVPALDKHKKHTLEVVVDRLVRRDEDRQRLTEAVEAGLREGQGELVVEVEAHADAAAHVLRFSESRMCCGHAFPELSPQSFSFNGPLGMCPDCQGLGTRVEVDPELVVPDPRLSIREGAIAPWKGAMDKGEGWTFRVIDGMAKAVGVNLDTPYSKLSAKKKQQVMYGVEGKKIRMEWGAEGQDSHGSWAVSFTGVIPRLERLYHETKSDQMRAQYAKYFAERHCHTCDGRRLRPESLAVRIAKSSIADVTHMTVSSAAAHFDALGLTGNQATIAEGALREIRSRLRFLLDVGLEYLTLDRAGPSLSGGEAQRIRLASQLGSELSGVMYVLDEPSIGLHQRDNERLIRTLERLRDLGNSVIVVEHDEETIRAADHLVDFGVGAGRLGGRVLYSGTPGGVTDVAESLTGQYLSGARTIPRPAQRRKAQAQLVIRGARMNNLHRIDVSIPLGIFTAVTGVSGAGKSSLVNGILLPALGRLLHHSTDPIGPHDSIEGLSAIDKVIAIDQRPIGRTPRSNPGTYTKAFDELREVFANLPDARTRGFTAGRFSFNVKGGRCEACSGDGQVKVEMHFLSDVFVPCEVCEGKRYNSQTLAVRYRGKSISDVLAMSIDDCAEMFAAHPKVSQILSTLQQVGLGYMQLGQPAPTMSGGEAQRVKLSRELAKRQTGRTLYVLDEPTTGLHFEDIRRLLGVLQQLVDAGNSVLVIEHNLDVIRSADWVIDLGPEGGAGGGRVVAAGTPEQVAKVRGSYTGRFLKGALAKPERELRASLE from the coding sequence ATGTCGACGCGCCCCTACGCCACCGAGTCCGACCACATCGAGATCGTCGGAGCCCGTGAGCACAACCTGAACGTCCCCTATCTGACGCTCCCCAAGCGCGCGCTGGTGGTGTTCACGGGGGTCAGCGGCTCGGGCAAGTCCAGCCTGGCGTTCGACACGCTCTACGCCGAGGGCCAGCGCCGCTACGTGGAGAGCCTGAGCGCCTATGCGCGGCAGTTCCTCGGTCGCCTCGAGCGGCCCGCGGTGGAGCGGCTGCGCGGGCTGTCGCCCACCATCGCCATCGAGCAGAAGTCGGCCAGCAACAACCCGCGCTCCACCGTGGGCACCATCACCGAGATCTACGACTACCTGCGCGTGCTCTACGCGCGCGCGGGGACGCAGCACTGTCACCAGTGCGGCAAAGAGGTGCGCGGGCGCAGCGCCGAAGAGGTGGTGCGCGACGTGGAGGTGGCCGTCGCCGAAGGGGCGCGCATCACGCTTCTGGCGCCGCTGGTCACGCACCGCAAGGGCGAGTTCCGCGACCTGCTGGGTGAGCTCGCCGGTCGCGGCTTCGTGCGCGTGCGGGTGGACGGTGAGGTGCTGCGCATCGAGGACGTGCCCGCGCTCGACAAGCACAAGAAGCACACGCTCGAGGTGGTGGTGGACCGCCTGGTGCGCCGCGACGAAGACCGCCAGCGCCTGACCGAGGCGGTGGAAGCCGGCCTGCGCGAGGGTCAGGGCGAGCTGGTGGTCGAGGTGGAGGCGCACGCCGACGCGGCAGCCCACGTGCTGCGCTTCAGCGAGTCACGCATGTGCTGCGGCCACGCGTTCCCGGAGCTCAGCCCGCAGAGCTTCTCGTTCAACGGCCCGCTCGGCATGTGCCCGGACTGCCAGGGTCTCGGTACGCGCGTGGAGGTGGACCCCGAGCTGGTCGTGCCCGATCCACGCCTGTCCATCCGCGAGGGCGCCATCGCTCCGTGGAAGGGCGCCATGGACAAGGGCGAGGGCTGGACCTTCCGCGTCATCGACGGCATGGCCAAGGCCGTGGGCGTGAACCTCGACACGCCGTACTCGAAGCTCAGCGCGAAGAAGAAGCAGCAGGTCATGTACGGGGTGGAGGGCAAGAAGATCCGCATGGAGTGGGGTGCCGAGGGTCAGGACAGCCACGGCAGCTGGGCGGTGTCGTTCACGGGCGTCATCCCGCGCTTGGAGCGCCTCTACCACGAGACCAAGTCCGACCAGATGCGCGCGCAGTACGCCAAGTACTTCGCGGAGCGCCACTGCCACACGTGCGACGGGCGGCGCCTGCGGCCCGAGAGCCTGGCAGTGCGCATCGCCAAAAGCAGCATCGCCGACGTCACGCACATGACGGTCTCGAGCGCCGCCGCGCACTTCGACGCGCTCGGCCTCACCGGCAACCAGGCCACCATCGCGGAGGGCGCGCTGCGCGAGATCCGCAGCCGCTTGCGCTTCTTGTTGGACGTCGGCCTCGAATACCTCACGCTCGACCGCGCGGGCCCCAGCCTGAGCGGCGGCGAGGCGCAGCGCATCCGCCTGGCCAGCCAGCTGGGCAGCGAGCTGAGCGGTGTCATGTACGTGCTGGACGAGCCCAGCATCGGCCTGCACCAGCGCGACAACGAGCGCCTGATCCGCACGCTCGAGCGCCTGCGCGACCTGGGCAACAGCGTGATCGTGGTGGAGCACGACGAGGAGACCATCCGCGCGGCCGACCACTTGGTGGACTTCGGCGTGGGCGCCGGGCGCTTGGGTGGCCGCGTGCTCTACAGCGGGACACCGGGCGGGGTGACCGACGTGGCCGAGAGCCTGACGGGGCAGTATCTCTCGGGCGCGCGCACCATCCCGCGCCCGGCGCAGCGCAGGAAGGCGCAGGCGCAGCTGGTCATCCGCGGGGCGCGCATGAACAACCTGCACCGCATCGACGTGTCCATCCCGCTCGGCATCTTCACCGCCGTCACGGGGGTCAGCGGCGCCGGCAAGAGCTCGCTGGTGAACGGCATCCTGCTGCCGGCGCTCGGGCGCCTGCTGCACCACAGCACGGACCCGATCGGCCCGCACGACAGCATCGAGGGGCTCAGCGCCATCGACAAGGTCATCGCCATCGACCAGCGCCCCATCGGGCGCACGCCGCGCAGCAACCCGGGCACGTACACCAAGGCCTTCGACGAGCTGCGCGAGGTCTTCGCCAACCTGCCGGACGCGCGCACGCGCGGCTTCACGGCGGGGCGCTTCTCCTTCAACGTGAAGGGCGGCCGCTGCGAGGCCTGCTCCGGCGACGGTCAGGTGAAGGTGGAGATGCACTTCCTCTCGGACGTCTTCGTGCCGTGCGAAGTGTGCGAGGGGAAGCGCTACAACAGCCAGACGCTGGCCGTGCGCTACCGCGGCAAGAGCATCTCGGACGTGCTCGCCATGAGCATCGACGACTGCGCGGAGATGTTCGCGGCGCACCCCAAGGTGTCGCAGATCCTGAGCACGCTCCAGCAGGTGGGGCTCGGCTACATGCAGCTGGGGCAGCCCGCGCCCACCATGAGCGGCGGCGAGGCACAGCGCGTGAAGCTCAGCCGCGAGCTGGCCAAGCGCCAGACGGGGCGCACGCTCTACGTGCTGGACGAGCCGACCACCGGGCTGCACTTCGAGGACATCCGTCGGCTGCTGGGGGTGCTCCAGCAGCTGGTGGACGCGGGCAACTCGGTGTTGGTCATCGAACACAACCTGGACGTCATCCGCAGCGCCGACTGGGTCATCGACCTCGGGCCCGAGGGTGGCGCGGGCGGCGGGCGCGTGGTGGCGGCGGGCACGCCCGAGCAAGTGGCCAAGGTGCGCGGCAGCTACACGGGGCGCTTCTTGAAGGGCGCGCTGGCCAAGCCAGAGCGGGAGCTCAGGGCCTCACTCGAATGA
- a CDS encoding L,D-transpeptidase, whose translation MSMRFAGRGLVRAAGLLCALGLLCAGLSGGGGPQRAAAQRREEATVPLPAWVRSVEVVNDSARVFRGPSEASGRRGTIARGTRLQVLRRLPGIDCPTGYWFQVGEELYLCTRHAQLSQELPSGVARPIVPEGSILPKAYAFVRTDGARAYTRPSEYFADEYAMALGRGFGVVVTGERTVEGIRFVQTESQLYIERGDIGYARGSDLFGVPLGPTDDLHFAWVRRANATVHARPNGPVLRRLGRRTRLRLDPNAPAREGWLTLAEGGVMRTRDLQRPILSAPPTEVRANERWLDVSVAEQVLVAYEGERPVFTTLVSTGRDDPRHRTPLGVHAIWIKLAFSDMSNLGIDAPSEYAIEDVPWVQFFEGSNGLHAAFWHDDFGNARSHGCVNLSPRDARYLFDFTQPALPAGWNAILPIDTDRPTFIRVRP comes from the coding sequence GTGTCGATGCGCTTCGCTGGTCGTGGGTTGGTTCGTGCTGCAGGGCTCTTGTGTGCGCTGGGCCTCCTGTGCGCGGGGCTGTCGGGTGGCGGAGGGCCGCAGCGTGCGGCGGCGCAACGGCGCGAAGAGGCCACCGTCCCGCTGCCCGCATGGGTGCGCTCCGTCGAGGTGGTCAACGACAGCGCGCGGGTGTTCCGCGGGCCGAGCGAGGCGTCTGGAAGGCGCGGCACGATCGCGCGCGGGACGCGGCTTCAGGTGCTGCGGCGCTTGCCGGGCATCGACTGCCCCACGGGTTACTGGTTCCAGGTGGGCGAGGAGCTGTACCTCTGCACCCGGCACGCGCAGCTGAGTCAGGAGCTTCCGTCGGGCGTGGCACGGCCCATCGTGCCGGAGGGCTCCATCTTGCCGAAGGCCTACGCGTTCGTGCGCACCGATGGCGCGCGCGCCTACACGCGGCCCTCCGAGTACTTTGCCGATGAGTACGCCATGGCCCTCGGGCGCGGCTTCGGCGTGGTGGTGACGGGGGAGCGCACCGTCGAGGGGATTCGCTTCGTGCAGACCGAGAGCCAGCTCTACATCGAGCGCGGCGACATCGGCTACGCGCGCGGGAGTGACCTCTTCGGCGTTCCGCTTGGCCCCACGGACGACCTCCACTTCGCCTGGGTGCGGCGGGCGAACGCCACGGTGCACGCGCGGCCCAACGGCCCGGTGCTGCGGCGGTTGGGGCGCCGGACGCGCTTGCGTCTCGATCCGAACGCGCCCGCGCGCGAGGGCTGGCTGACGCTCGCCGAGGGCGGTGTGATGCGCACACGTGACCTGCAGCGACCCATCCTGAGCGCGCCGCCGACCGAGGTGCGCGCCAACGAGCGCTGGCTCGACGTGAGCGTGGCCGAGCAGGTGCTGGTGGCTTACGAGGGCGAGCGTCCCGTCTTCACCACGCTGGTCTCCACGGGGCGCGACGACCCGCGGCACCGCACGCCGCTCGGCGTGCACGCCATCTGGATCAAGCTGGCCTTCAGCGACATGAGCAACCTGGGCATCGACGCGCCCAGCGAGTACGCCATCGAGGACGTGCCGTGGGTGCAGTTCTTCGAGGGCAGCAACGGGCTCCACGCCGCGTTCTGGCACGACGACTTCGGCAACGCGCGCAGCCACGGCTGCGTGAACCTCAGCCCGCGTGACGCCCGCTACCTGTTCGACTTCACGCAGCCCGCGCTGCCTGCTGGGTGGAACGCCATCCTGCCGATCGACACCGACCGGCCCACGTTCATTCGAGTGAGGCCCTGA
- a CDS encoding glutamate racemase, with product MADASSPIGVFDSGLGGLTVASAIMDALPGERIVYLGDTARVPYGTRSPRTVLRYARACARALQQHDIKLLVIACNTVSAVAVDMLRVELDVPVLGVIGPGARAGIAASVNGRVGVIATRGTVASGAYGKELAGLSSKAELFQQAAPLLVPLAEEGWLDGAVPTEVVEHYLEPLASAGVDTLILGCTHYPLLAEVIREVASRVLSPNVQVVDSAVATATELTALLEARGLARKDGPGDLRILVTDLPGRFAEVASRFLGREVDETVVEQIDL from the coding sequence ATGGCTGACGCGAGCTCTCCCATCGGTGTGTTCGACTCTGGACTGGGTGGTCTGACGGTGGCCTCCGCCATCATGGATGCGCTGCCCGGGGAGCGCATCGTCTACCTGGGGGACACCGCGCGCGTGCCCTACGGCACCCGCAGCCCTCGCACCGTGCTGCGCTATGCCCGGGCGTGTGCCCGAGCCCTCCAGCAGCACGACATCAAGCTGCTGGTGATCGCGTGCAACACCGTGAGCGCCGTGGCCGTGGACATGCTGCGGGTGGAGCTGGACGTGCCGGTGCTGGGGGTGATTGGGCCTGGCGCTCGTGCGGGCATCGCCGCCAGCGTGAACGGGCGGGTGGGCGTGATCGCCACGCGCGGCACCGTGGCCTCCGGGGCCTACGGCAAAGAGCTGGCGGGGCTGAGCTCGAAGGCGGAGCTCTTCCAGCAGGCGGCGCCGCTGCTGGTGCCGCTGGCCGAGGAGGGCTGGCTGGACGGTGCGGTCCCCACCGAGGTGGTGGAGCACTACCTCGAGCCGCTCGCGTCCGCCGGCGTGGACACGCTCATCCTGGGGTGTACGCACTACCCGCTGCTGGCGGAGGTCATCCGCGAGGTGGCGAGCCGCGTGCTCTCGCCCAACGTGCAGGTGGTGGACAGCGCGGTCGCGACGGCCACCGAGCTCACCGCGTTGCTCGAGGCACGCGGGCTGGCTCGCAAAGACGGGCCGGGTGACCTGCGCATCCTGGTCACGGACCTCCCCGGCCGCTTCGCGGAAGTCGCCAGCCGGTTCTTGGGCCGTGAGGTGGACGAGACCGTGGTGGAGCAGATCGACCTGTAG
- a CDS encoding protein kinase: MPISERPQPTWYEVSDSRDDTAGGLIFPVGEILAGNYEVRSLLGAGGMGQVFEALDHLLDRRVAIKVATPGPAVALLRQEARALAAFRHPSLVTVHTLGNHRGLDFLVMERIYGLSLGRHLSTRYDAGAAPDIEETMEVITAIAEGLAVVHRAGLAHRDVKPDNVMLTPDHRIVLMDFGLVLPEYHVATQTRIAGSPPYMAPEALDNTVQPGAGRLLDLYALGVVAYEMLTNKLPVEAENVAELYELHQTQPVARIRERRMGVPQKLADLIEELLAKDPNDRPQSAEAVAWRLRAMQEGFHESQRAVTIVPESDELRVLIAEDNKDVARVLQFYVKQILGDNVKIDTAVDGEAAMSAIRLREPDLLLLDLHMPKLNGIEVCMALRGERLAERTTIISVSAGAQDDDKQLLYQLGIHHFVEKGTQLKERLSAAIYDAMGIDKRTERPTQF, translated from the coding sequence GTGCCAATCTCTGAGCGCCCACAGCCAACCTGGTACGAGGTTTCCGACTCGCGCGACGACACTGCGGGCGGGCTAATTTTCCCGGTCGGAGAGATCCTCGCGGGCAATTACGAGGTGCGCAGCCTGCTCGGTGCGGGTGGCATGGGGCAGGTGTTCGAGGCCCTGGACCACCTGCTGGACCGGCGCGTCGCCATCAAGGTCGCGACGCCTGGCCCCGCCGTGGCGCTGCTGCGGCAGGAGGCGCGCGCGCTCGCGGCCTTCCGTCACCCCAGCCTCGTGACCGTGCACACGCTGGGCAACCACCGTGGCCTCGACTTCTTGGTCATGGAGCGCATCTACGGCCTCAGCCTCGGCCGGCACCTGAGCACGCGCTACGACGCCGGCGCCGCGCCGGACATCGAAGAGACCATGGAGGTCATCACGGCCATCGCCGAGGGCCTCGCCGTGGTGCACCGCGCGGGGCTCGCGCATCGCGACGTGAAGCCGGACAACGTCATGCTCACGCCCGATCACCGCATCGTGCTCATGGACTTCGGCCTGGTGTTGCCCGAGTACCACGTGGCCACGCAGACGCGGATCGCGGGCTCGCCGCCCTACATGGCGCCCGAGGCGCTCGACAACACGGTTCAGCCCGGGGCCGGCCGTCTCCTGGATCTGTACGCGCTCGGTGTGGTGGCCTACGAGATGCTCACCAATAAGCTGCCCGTGGAGGCCGAGAACGTGGCCGAGCTCTACGAGCTGCATCAGACGCAGCCCGTGGCGCGCATCCGGGAGCGCCGCATGGGCGTGCCCCAGAAGCTGGCCGACCTGATCGAAGAGCTGCTGGCCAAGGACCCCAACGACCGGCCGCAGAGCGCCGAGGCGGTGGCCTGGCGCCTGCGCGCCATGCAGGAGGGCTTCCACGAGTCCCAGCGCGCCGTCACCATCGTGCCGGAGTCGGACGAGCTGCGCGTGCTCATCGCCGAGGACAACAAGGACGTGGCGCGCGTGCTCCAGTTCTACGTGAAGCAGATCCTGGGCGACAACGTGAAGATCGACACGGCCGTGGACGGCGAGGCGGCCATGAGCGCCATCCGGCTGCGCGAGCCGGATCTGCTGCTGCTGGACCTCCACATGCCGAAGCTGAACGGCATCGAGGTGTGCATGGCGCTGCGGGGCGAGCGGCTGGCCGAGCGCACCACCATCATCAGCGTCAGCGCGGGCGCGCAGGACGACGACAAGCAGCTGCTCTACCAGCTGGGCATCCACCACTTCGTGGAGAAGGGCACCCAGCTCAAGGAGCGCCTCTCGGCGGCCATCTACGACGCCATGGGCATCGACAAGCGCACCGAGCGGCCCACCCAGTTCTGA
- a CDS encoding tetratricopeptide repeat protein produces the protein MRSPRLALRSTRALPRAAWLSLLLSGAAAVAPMALPGLGSTAHAQTEEQLARARTLFTEGQAAYDAGRFQEAVTKMREAYDITHSAELAFNVARVYERMSEYADAVRYFRIYLREGQPDAEVRADVEARIEALRAAERRSRDQVFTAPPSDDELTREARTFFTRGVAMFRRGEYEAAMQAFTAANSFAPLPEVLYNMAVVSERLGARRDAIDYYREYLRLRPNAPDRGFVEREIERLRGR, from the coding sequence ATGCGCTCGCCTCGCCTCGCCCTTCGCTCCACACGTGCCTTGCCCCGCGCCGCGTGGCTCTCCCTGCTGCTGAGCGGTGCCGCAGCCGTCGCCCCCATGGCGCTGCCAGGGCTGGGCAGCACCGCCCACGCGCAAACCGAAGAGCAGCTGGCCCGCGCGCGCACCCTCTTCACGGAGGGTCAGGCCGCCTACGACGCCGGCCGCTTCCAAGAGGCGGTCACCAAGATGCGCGAGGCCTACGACATCACCCACTCGGCCGAGCTCGCGTTCAACGTGGCGCGCGTCTACGAGCGCATGAGCGAGTACGCCGACGCGGTGCGCTACTTCCGCATCTACCTGCGTGAGGGGCAGCCCGACGCCGAGGTGCGCGCCGATGTGGAGGCACGCATCGAGGCGCTGCGCGCGGCGGAGCGGCGCTCGCGGGACCAGGTGTTCACCGCCCCACCCAGCGACGACGAGCTCACGCGCGAGGCGCGCACGTTCTTCACGCGGGGCGTCGCCATGTTCCGCCGGGGCGAGTACGAGGCCGCCATGCAGGCGTTCACGGCGGCGAACAGCTTCGCGCCCCTACCCGAGGTCCTCTACAACATGGCCGTGGTGTCCGAGCGGCTCGGTGCGCGCCGGGACGCCATCGACTACTACCGTGAGTACCTGCGGCTGCGCCCCAACGCCCCCGACCGCGGCTTCGTAGAGCGCGAGATCGAGCGCCTGCGGGGCCGCTGA